From the genome of Malus sylvestris chromosome 6, drMalSylv7.2, whole genome shotgun sequence, one region includes:
- the LOC126626207 gene encoding PRA1 family protein H-like encodes MVFTSNPLSLSVPDPFFESWLRDNGYPEIIDQHTSTAITTSSATTVDTDSITNGFFISLFSRIFTIFSLFTINPFSKLTNDDFAAQTPPWTTTFIGSSESYFFPVCPSVCSCSSLLVLYWGFRKGWW; translated from the coding sequence ATGGTATTCACCTCCAACCCCTTATCTCTCAGCGTCCCCGACCCTTTCTTTGAGTCATGGCTCCGCGACAACGGCTACCCAGAAATCATCGACCAACACACCTCCACCGCCATCACCACTTCCTCCGCCACCACCGTTGACACAGACTCGATCACAAACGGCTTCTTCATCTCACTCTTCTCTCGCATTTTCaccattttctctctcttcaccaTTAACCCATTCTCCAAGCTCACCAACGACGACTTTGCTGCCCAGACACCGCCGTGGACCACAACCTTTATTGGGTCCTCTGAATCCTACTTTTTCCCTGTCTGTCCCTCTGTCTGTTCGTGCTCTTCTTTGCTTGTTCTTt
- the LOC126626202 gene encoding serine/threonine/tyrosine-protein kinase HT1-like, with the protein MKNFHWFKQISNNGKLERRLSLGEYNRAVSWSKYLVSSGAEIKGEGEEWSADMSQLYIGCKFASGRHSRIYRGVYKQRDVAIKLISQPEEDEGLAVLLEKQFTSEVALLFRLHHPNIITFVAACKKPPVFCIITEYLAGGSLRKYLHQQDPHSVPLSLVVKLALDIARGMQYLHSQSILHRDLKSENLLLGEDMSVKVADFGISCLESQCGSAKGFTGTYRWMAPEMIKEKHHTKKVDVYSFGIVLWELLTALTPFDNMTPEQAAFAVSQKNARPPLPSTCPAPFSRLISRCWSSHPDKRPHFNEIVHILEGYAESLEQDPDFFSSYEPPENHALSRCFPKWTGRR; encoded by the exons ATGAAGAATTTCCACTGGTTTAAGCAGATTTCCAACAATGGCAAGCTGGAGAGGAGGCTCTCCCTCGGCGAGTATAACCGTGCAGTGTCATGGTCCAAGTACTTGGTATCCTCAGGGGCTGAGATTAAAGGGGAAGGAGAGGAGTGGAGTGCTGACATGTCACAGTTGTACATTGGATGTAAATTTGCTTCGGGAAGGCATAGCAGGATTTACAGAGGGGTTTATAAGCAGAGGGATGTGGCGATTAAGCTGATTAGCCAGCCTGAGGAAGATGAAGGGTTGGCTGTTTTGCTTGAGAAGCAGTTCACTTCTGAGGTTGCTTTGCTCTTTCGTTTGCACCATCCTAATATCATCACT TTTGTTGCAGCTTGTAAGAAACCTCCAGTGTTCTGCATTATCACTGAGTATTTAGCTGGGGGATCATTAAGAAAATATCTTCATCAGCAGGATCCACATTCTGTTCCGCTTAGCCTAGTTGTGAAATTAGCCCTCGACATTGCTCGTGGGATGCAATATCTCCATTCTCAAAGTATACTTCATAGGGATCTCAAGTCAGAAAATTTATTGCTAGGGGAAGATATGTCTGTGAAAGTTGCAGATTTTGGTATTTCATGCCTAGAGTCACAGTGTGGCAGTGCAAAGGGATTCACGGGCACTTACCGTTGGATGGCACCCGAAATGATCAAAGAGAAACACCATACAAAGAAAGTTGATGTCTACAGTTTTGGAATAGTTCTGTGGGAGCTTTTAACGGCATTGACACCATTTGACAACATGACTCCTGAACAGGCTGCATTTGCAGTATCGCAGAAG AATGCAAGACCCCCATTGCCGTCCACATGCCCAGCGCCTTTCAGTCGTCTCATCAGCCGATGTTGGTCAAGCCATCCGGACAAGCGGCCTCATTTCAACGAGATAGTGCACATTTTGGAAGGTTATGCTGAGTCCCTTGAGCAGGACCCGGATTTCTTCTCCTCTTACGAGCCACCGGAAAATCACGCCCTATCGCGATGCTTTCCGAAATGGACGGGTCGCCGGTAG
- the LOC126626203 gene encoding CASP-like protein 4A3, whose protein sequence is MESQPQPQSQKPNHHHHQKSNPNMKKSWSLNSDDSPLRFHSPIRSDGFDPTDSPPYQSPENSPEKPVDNSKAIMPVDKFNQYPPPRHQKRPENAKALSPVVVYNRSVKEEVAPSVSKVGPTGVVNGVGGAEEGGVNGVGGGGGGGGRSKGVTNSILRRSKRGEMMNTAALGFRVSELVLCLISFSVMAADKTQGWSGDSFDRYKEYRYCLAVNVIGFAYAAFQTYNLSYHLVTGKFVISHRLRCNFDFFMDQVLAYLLISASSSAATRVDDWQSNWGKDEFTEMATASVSMAFLAFVAFALSSLISGYNLCTHDSA, encoded by the exons ATGGAATCCCAACCCCAACCCCAATCCCAAAAacccaaccaccaccaccaccagaaATCCAATCCCAACATGAAGAAGTCCTGGTCTTTGAACTCCGACGACTCACCCCTCCGATTCCACTCCCCGATCCGATCCGACGGCTTCGACCCGACCGACAGCCCGCCTTACCAGTCCCCCGAGAACTCGCCGGAGAAGCCGGTCGACAACTCCAAGGCGATCATGCCCGTCGACAAGTTCAACCAGTACCCGCCGCCCCGGCATCAGAAGCGGCCGGAGAACGCCAAGGCGCTGTCGCCGGTGGTGGTGTACAACCGGTCGGTGAAGGAGGAGGTGGCGCCGTCCGTGTCGAAGGTTGGGCCGACCGGCGTAGTCAACGGTGTTGGAGGCGCGGAGGAAGGCGGAGTCAACGGTGTTGGCGGCGGAGGTGGAGGCGGTGGGAGATCCAAGGGGGTGACGAATTCGATTCTGAGACGGTCGAAGAGGGGGGAGATGATGAACACGGCGGCGctggggtttagggtgagtgagTTGGTTTTGTGCTTGATTTCGTTCTCGGTTATGGCGGCGGACAAGACTCAGGGATGGAGCGGCGACTCCTTCGACCGCTACAAGGAATACAG GTATTGCTTAGCTGTGAATGTAATTGGATTTGCATATGCTGCCTTTCAAACCTACAATCTATCCTACCATCTAGTCACCGGGAAGTTCGTGATCAGCCACCGTCTTCGTTGCAACTTTGATTTTTTCATGGATCAG GTGCTGGCATACCTTCTCATTTCTGCATCATCATCTGCAGCCACTCGGGTGGATGACTGGCAATCGAATTGGGGGAAAGATGAGTTCACGGAGATGGCCACTGCTTCGGTTAGCATGGCTTTCCTGGCTTTTGTTGCCTTTGCGCTTAGCTCCCTCATATCTGGTTACAACCTCTGTACCCACGACTCTGCGTAA